CGCCCATGGTCGACGTAATTCTCGTTCTGTTGGTCATTTTTATGGTCACAGCGAACTTTCTAAAAAAGGAATCCATCAATATCAATCTTCCGAAAGTCCAGGCGGCCGATCCTAACGTGGCTCAATCCGTTCAGGTAGCGCTCACAAAAGACGGAAAAATCGTTTTGGAAGGATCGGAAACTACCGCCGAAAAATTAGGAGCTCAATTGGCTCGGGACTCGAAAGTCAGACCCAATATGAGATTGACTCTCTCTGCAGATTCTTCTCTTCCTTACGGAAAAATCGCGGAAACAATGGGAGTCATTCGACAAGCTGGAGTGACAAAGATCGCTCTTTCAGTTAAGAGATAAGTCTCGAATATCGATGAACGCAAGGTTACTGACAGTCCGGGATTCGATCTTGAGCTGGTACGAAGGTACGAACCTTTGGGATCGCTGTCTGTACGGTTCGATTCTCGTGCATTTCCTCTGTTTCGGGACCTATTACGTCGTTACACATCTAAAACCGGGTGAAATCGATTCCGATAGATTAGAGTTTCAGGATATAGAAGTGGATATCCAGGACATCCCTCCCGAACTTATAGGCGGTGAAAATTCTCCCGCTCCCGTTGAAAAAGAAGAATGGGTGGAAGGATCCGATAAGGACGGCAAGGATCCGGAAGAGAACGATATCGACCCCAACAAATTAAGCGGAGATGGGACCGACAAGGACGGCTTTTTATACGCGTATATGGGTGATAAACCCCCGAC
The Leptospira fainei serovar Hurstbridge str. BUT 6 genome window above contains:
- a CDS encoding energy transducer TonB; translation: MNARLLTVRDSILSWYEGTNLWDRCLYGSILVHFLCFGTYYVVTHLKPGEIDSDRLEFQDIEVDIQDIPPELIGGENSPAPVEKEEWVEGSDKDGKDPEENDIDPNKLSGDGTDKDGFLYAYMGDKPPTPIIDFDLRDYFPEKAKLQGISYADTILEVRVDEHGNLIDAKVLKAGIKGYGFEDAAIRVVRAARWSPGYVKGRPIKMNHRIPVNFKLDD
- a CDS encoding ExbD/TolR family protein; protein product: MAGQTSSGDGEEIGSINITPMVDVILVLLVIFMVTANFLKKESININLPKVQAADPNVAQSVQVALTKDGKIVLEGSETTAEKLGAQLARDSKVRPNMRLTLSADSSLPYGKIAETMGVIRQAGVTKIALSVKR